From Mytilus edulis chromosome 8, xbMytEdul2.2, whole genome shotgun sequence, one genomic window encodes:
- the LOC139485186 gene encoding N(4)-(Beta-N-acetylglucosaminyl)-L-asparaginase-like, with translation MISVIVTLSLIINVSSQNLPIIINTWFVSNATYAAWEELTAHGGSAVDAVVAGCSQCEASQCRGTVGFGGDPDENGETTLDAMIMDGKTMDVGAVAALRMVKPAIAVARAVMDYTEHTLLVGDQASLFAKDMGFTIETLTTNKSHIEWRTWIDKKCQPNFRKNVIPDHTTSCGPYKPKKSLEKQHPNSHANFGISPKNHDTIGMIAIDKSGNISAGTSTNGLSHKVPGRVGDSPLMGAGSYAMNGAGGAACTGDGDIMMRFLPSFQAVMLMKSGMEPSLALKEAMAPIIQYYPSFFGAMIAVSSNGTFAAACHGYKTFPFCVVNPSFHEVKVLKVQCT, from the exons atgatttcTGTTATCGTCACCCTTTCTTTGATTATCAACGTCAGTTCACAAAATTTACCTATTATTATCAACACCTGGTTTGTTTCCAACGCTACCTATGCAG cATGGGAGGAATTAACTGCCCACGGCGGTTCTGCAGTGGATGCTGTTGTGGCCGGATGCAGTCAGTGTGAAGCCTCCCAATGCAGAGGGACTGTTGGATTCGGAGGTGACCCAGATGAGAATGGTGAAACAACCCTTGACGCCATGATAATGGACgg CAAAACAATGGATGTAGGAGCTGTGGCTGCTTTGAGAATGGTGAAACCAGCAATAGCTGTTGCTCGAGCTGTGATGGATTATACAGAACACACATTGTTAGTAGGAGACCAAG CCTCGTTATTTGCCAAGGACATGGGATTTACTATAGAAACGCTGACAACAAACAAGTCTCACATCGAATGGAGGACCTGGATTGACAAAAAATGTCAGCCAAATTTTAGAAAA AATGTTATCCCAGACCACACAACTAGTTGTGGTCCATATAAACCAAAGAAAAGTTTAGAAAAGCAGCATCCTAATAGTCACGCGAATTTTGGTATTTCACCTAAAAACCACGACACTATTGGAATGATAGCTATTGACAAGAGTGGCAATATAAGTGCTGGCACATCCACCAATGGACTGTCACATAAAGTTCCCGG GCGTGTTGGTGATTCACCTTTGATGGGAGCAGGATCGTATGCTATGAATGGAGCGGGTGGAGCGGCATGTACAGGGGATGGGGATATAATGATGAGATTTCTACCATC ATTCCAAGCTGTAATGTTGATGAAATCAGGAATGGAACCATCTCTGGCACTTAAAGAAGCAATGGCACCCATCATTCAATATTACCCTTCTTTCTTTGGTGCCATGATCGCTGTCAGTAGCAATGGAACGTTTG
- the LOC139485185 gene encoding N(4)-(Beta-N-acetylglucosaminyl)-L-asparaginase-like isoform X2 has protein sequence MSAPSFSLLIFAIFVFYPLSCSSQTGLLPVVINTWPFTNATAAAWNTLVNKKGSIYDALVDGCSVCEIERCDGSVGPGGSPDENGETTLDAMVMNGQTFDVGAVGCLRRIPTAIAVARAVMDYTEQTLLVGELATQFAVEMGFKEMNLSSDSSITMWKDWKARNCQPNYRTNVTPDPTKNCGPYKPKSVLESLQQTENRGNKNIGPRNHDTIGMVVIDELGNITAGTTTNGLNHKIPGRVGDSPIMGAGAYAMNGVGGAVATGDGDVMMRFLPSYMTVNSMLMGNDPTTATLSAMTRITDYYLNFVGAIVAVTHQGQYGAACYGFPVFHYSVINPVLKTVTIKSVECLV, from the exons ATGTCTGCGCCCAgcttttcattattaatttttgcaatttttgttttttatccgTTAAGTTGTTCGTCGCAGACTGGATTGTTACCTGTAGTGATAAACACTTGGCCTTTTACAAATGCCACAGCAGCAG CTTGGAACACACTTGTTAATAAGAAGGGGTCTATTTATGATGCTTTGGTAGATGGATGTTCAGTGTGTGAGATAGAGCGTTGTGATGGATCAGTGGGTCCAGGAGGAAGTCCTGATGAGAATGGGGAAACTACTCTTGATGCTATGGTCATGAATGG ACAGACATTTGATGTAGGAGCTGTAGGTTGTTTAAGACGTATACCAACAGCCATAGCAGTAGCCAGAGCTGTGATGGACTATACAGAACAGACATTACTGGTGGGAGAATTAG CAACACAGTTTGCAGTAGAGATGGGATTTAAAGAAATGAATCTGTCGTCAGATAGTTCTATTACCATGTGGAAAGATTGGAAAGCAAGGAATTGTCAACCCAACTACAGAACT AATGTAACACCAGATCCAACAAAAAACTGTGGTCCATACAAACCCAAGTCAGTATTAGAAAGTTTACAGCAAACTGAGAACAGAGGAAACAAAAACATTGGTCCAAGAAATCATGATACAATTGGTATGGTTGTGATAGATGAACTTGGTAATATCACCGCTGGTACAACTACTAATGGACTCAATCATAAAATACCGGG AAGAGTTGGTGATTCCCCTATAATGGGAGCTGGTGCATATGCCATGAATGGTGTAGGTGGAGCTGTTGCTACTGGAGACGGGGATGTTATGATGAGATTTTTACCTTC ATATATGACTGTCAACAGTATGTTAATGGGTAATGATCCTACAACTGCTACACTGTCTGCAATGACACGAATTACTGATTATTATCTGAATTTTGTTGGAGCCATAGTGGCTGTTACACACCAAGGACAGTATG gtgcAGCTTGTTACGGTTTTCCAGTATTCCATTATTCTGTGATAAATCCTGTTTTAAAAACTGTTACTATAAAAAGTGTAGAGTGTCTTGTATAA
- the LOC139485185 gene encoding N(4)-(Beta-N-acetylglucosaminyl)-L-asparaginase-like isoform X1, which yields MSAPSFSLLIFAIFVFYPLSCSSQTGLLPVVINTWPFTNATAAAWNTLVNKKGSIYDALVDGCSVCEIERCDGSVGPGGSPDENGETTLDAMVMNGQTFDVGAVGCLRRIPTAIAVARAVMDYTEQTLLVGELATQFAVEMGFKEMNLSSDSSITMWKDWKARNCQPNYRTNVTPDPTKNCGPYKPKSVLESLQQTENRGNKNIGPRNHDTIGMVVIDELGNITAGTTTNGLNHKIPGRVGDSPIMGAGAYAMNGVGGAVATGDGDVMMRFLPSFLAVSQMAAGVPPGIITKLTIQNIAKYYPKFSGALIAVDNKGTYGAACYGFPVFHYSVINPVLKTVTIKSVECLV from the exons ATGTCTGCGCCCAgcttttcattattaatttttgcaatttttgttttttatccgTTAAGTTGTTCGTCGCAGACTGGATTGTTACCTGTAGTGATAAACACTTGGCCTTTTACAAATGCCACAGCAGCAG CTTGGAACACACTTGTTAATAAGAAGGGGTCTATTTATGATGCTTTGGTAGATGGATGTTCAGTGTGTGAGATAGAGCGTTGTGATGGATCAGTGGGTCCAGGAGGAAGTCCTGATGAGAATGGGGAAACTACTCTTGATGCTATGGTCATGAATGG ACAGACATTTGATGTAGGAGCTGTAGGTTGTTTAAGACGTATACCAACAGCCATAGCAGTAGCCAGAGCTGTGATGGACTATACAGAACAGACATTACTGGTGGGAGAATTAG CAACACAGTTTGCAGTAGAGATGGGATTTAAAGAAATGAATCTGTCGTCAGATAGTTCTATTACCATGTGGAAAGATTGGAAAGCAAGGAATTGTCAACCCAACTACAGAACT AATGTAACACCAGATCCAACAAAAAACTGTGGTCCATACAAACCCAAGTCAGTATTAGAAAGTTTACAGCAAACTGAGAACAGAGGAAACAAAAACATTGGTCCAAGAAATCATGATACAATTGGTATGGTTGTGATAGATGAACTTGGTAATATCACCGCTGGTACAACTACTAATGGACTCAATCATAAAATACCGGG AAGAGTTGGTGATTCCCCTATAATGGGAGCTGGTGCATATGCCATGAATGGTGTAGGTGGAGCTGTTGCTACTGGAGACGGGGATGTTATGATGAGATTTTTACCTTC attctTAGCAGTAAGTCAGATGGCAGCTGGTGTACCTCCAGGAATAATAACTAAGCTTACAATTCAGAATATAGCTAAATATTATCCAAAGTTTTCTGGAGCTTTAATAGCTGTAGACAATAAAGGCACATATG gtgcAGCTTGTTACGGTTTTCCAGTATTCCATTATTCTGTGATAAATCCTGTTTTAAAAACTGTTACTATAAAAAGTGTAGAGTGTCTTGTATAA